The DNA sequence TCTACTATGGTATTGACTTCGGGCAAACCTATAGCTATTCCTGCTGCTACTGTATCTCCAGTATTTAGGTGGATAGGTACTGGTTCAGTTGGAGCTATACCAGTACCTGTAATAATAATGGCTATAATATTTTTAGTTTGTTATTACGTTCTGAACCATATACAATTTGGAAGGCATTTATATGCTGTGGGAGGTAATGAGGAAGCATCCTTATTATCAGGGGTGAATACTGATAAGACAAAGATATTAGCTTATACCATAAGTGGAATATTGGCATCTATAGCAGGAATTATTATAACCTCTAGATTATCCTCAGCTCAGCCAACCTCTGGAGAGGGTTATGAATTAGATGCAATAGCAGCAGTGGTATTAGGGGGAACATCCTTAGTAGGTGGACAAGGTACTATTATAGGTACTATAGTAGGTGCGTTGATTATAGGTATACTCAATAATGCACTTAATTTAATGGATGTGCAATCCTATTACCAAATGATAGCTAAAGCAATTGTAATATTAGTTGCAGTACTACTAGACAAAAAGGAAAACAATTAAGGAGGAGAAATATGAAGAAGATAGGTCTTTTAAATGGCGAACTATCTAAATGTATAGCAGAAATGGCCCATGAAGATATGATTTTAATTGGTGATGCAGGAATGCCAGTACCAAAAGGTGTACAACTTATAGATCTGGCAGTAGTCAATGGGGTTCCTAGCTTTTTCCAAGTTTTAAAAGCTGTACTAGGTGAATTATGCGTAGAAGAAGGGATAATAGATAAGGAGATGGCTGAAATAAGCCCTCATATGAGAGAAAAGCTTGATGAGGTTGTGAAAGATGAATTTCCATTAAAGGAGATACCTCATTCAGAATTAAAAGAGCTTTCCCAAAATGTAAAGGCTGTAATAAGAACAGGAGAATTCACTCCGTATTCTAACATAATTCTTAAAGCGGGAGTTTTGTTTTAAAAAGTTAAACTATTAAAAACAAAGGAGGGGTTTACCCTAGGATTGTTAATGATTCTCATCCAATTTTAAATGGTGTGTCAAAGGAATGGCCACATTTCTTAGGGTACAATATGTTATTTGAAATTGACCCTGAGGATGTAATAGCAAAATGTTCTAACCATGTATTTATGGCTGCTAAAGAGCATGGTGAAGGAAGAACTTTTATCTTTGCTAGTGATATATCCCCTCATTGGGGGTCACCAGAATTTTTAGAATGGGAATCTTATAATACCCTATTTTCTAATGTTGTTAAATGGCTTGGGAAAAAATATAATTACATTATTAAAAAATGAAGGGAGTTAATTACTATGAAAAAAGGCTTTGCATTATTATTAATATTGGCTTTAAGTTTTTCTTTAGTAGGATGCGGCACTAATAAGGAAGGAGAAACACCAGATACAAATAAGGATAACTATACCATAGGATTCGTAATATCAACACAAACAAATCCATTCTTTGTATCATTGAAAGAAGGAGCAGAAGAAAAATCAAAGGAATTAGGTGTAGAAATTATAGTTTTAGACTCACAGGATGACCCATCTAAAGAGGCCTCTAATATGGAAGATTTAATAACAAAAGATGTAGATTTAATTCTAGTAAATCCTACAGATTCAGATGCCATTGTAAACAGTGTTATGGCAGCTAATGATGCAGATATACCTGTAATTACTGTAGATAGGGCATCTAATGGGGGAGAAGTTCTATCCTATATTGCTTCCGATAATGTTGCTGGTGGTAAAATGGCTGGAGAATATATAATTGAGCAATTAGGTGGAAAAGGTAATGTAGTAGAACTAGAAGGTATAGTAGGAACAAATGCAGCAACAGAACGTGGAGAAGGATTTAATGAAGCTATTAAAGACAAAGATATAACAGTAGTAGCAAAACAAACAGCAGAATTTGATAGGGCGAAAGGATTAGAAGTAATGGAAAACATTCTTCAATCCCAACCAGAAATCGATGCGGTATTTGCTCATAATGATGAAATGGCTTTAGGAGCTTTAGAAGCTATAAAAGCAAGTGACAGAGATATTTTAGTAGTTGGATTTGATGCTACTGATGATGCAGTAGCTGCAGTAAAAGAAGGAGATTTAGCAGCAACTATAGCACAACAACCAGCTTTAATTGGTAATATGGCTGTTGAAACAGCGGTAAAAGCATTAAAAGGTGAAGATGTAGAAGATAATGTTCCAGTAGAATTAGAATTAATAATAAAAGAATAAAATGAATTTAAACTAAACCTTCTTTTTAAAAAGAAGGTTTAGTTTAAATTAGATATAATAGATGTATGTTGCATAGCATATAAGTTCTCGAGGGAGTGATATATGATGAAAATGAAAAAGGTAATAATTGATGTAGACACGGGAATAGACGACGCTCTTGCTTTAATTCTTGCTATAAAAAGTAAAAAATTAGATGTAAAAGGTATAACTACTGTGGCAGGAAATGTGCCAGCAAGGACTGCTACAGTAAATACATTAAAAATATTAAAAATTCTAGAAAAAGAGGATATTCCCGTCTGTGAAGGAATGACAGCTCCATTATTAAGGGGGATCCAATTTAGCGATGGAGTACATGGATTAGATGGACTTGGTGGAGCTTTAAGAGATATGGAAGTAAAATATCATGAGGGAATTCATGGGGTAGATTTTATTATTGAGACAGTTATGAAAAATAAAAAGGAGATGACTATCATATTATTAGGTCCCCCTACAAACATGGCCTTTGCACTAAAAAAGGAGCCTAAAATTAAAGAGTACATAAAGGAAATAGTAATGATGGGTGGAGCTATTAATGGCATTGGAAATGAAACTAGAACCGCCGAATTTAATTTTTATACAGATCCTGAAAGCGTAAGAGTAGTCTTTGAAAGCGGTATTCCAATAAAAATGGTAGGATTGGATGTGACAAATAATGCTTTAATTTATAGACATGATCTAAAACGATTTTGTAATAGGAAACCCATAGCTAATTTTACAAAAGATGTCTTAGAATATTATATTAATAAATGCAGCCAATTATTCGGTATTGAAAACTGCTCTCTTCATGACCCTTTAGCAGTGGCTACCGTAATTGATCCATCTATTGTAAAGACTAAGGAGTATTATGTTGATATAGAGGCTAATAGTGAATTATGTGATGGAATGACAGTTTGTGATTTTAACAATATTTTAGGAAGGGAGCCTAATGTCGAAGTAGCAGTAGATGGGGAATATGAAAAATTTATAAATTATTTTGTGGATATCGTGAATAGATAATATTAATGACATGTTTAGTACATTTAGTGAGTCAACTAGGACCGTCCCTACTGACTCAAAAACTGAGTCACTGGGGACGGTCCTAGTTGACTCACTAAAACTAAAAATAAAAAAGTTATTGACTAAAGTTTATGAAAATGTTATCATGTTAGCAAATGAAAAATATTTTATGCTTAGTAAACCGATTTACCAAACATAAAATATATAAAAACAAGTAGATATGGTTATGAAAGTTCAGTATATTGAATTATATTATAGGAGGTGAAAATCAAAAGTATATAAAGGTTAAATAAAAATGTAATAAATTCGAAAACATAGATAATAAAAAAGAAAGAGGGAGCATTATGGGAAAACCTAATATTAAAATGATGAGAATTGACGAAAGATTAATACATGGTCAAGGGCAAGTTTGGCTAAACTCACTGGGAGTAAATTTAGTAATTGTAGCAAATGATGAAGTAAGTAAAGATTCTTTACAACAAACATTAATGAAAACAGTTGTGTCAAAATCTGTAGGAATGAGATTTTTCTCAATAGAGCATACTTGTGAAATAATTCATAAAGCAGCACCACATCAAACTATTTTCTTAGTATGTAAAACTCCAGAAGATGCATTAAGACTTATTGAAGGAGGAGTTGAAGTAGAGGAAATAAATATAGGAAACATACACCATCAAGAAGATAAAGAAAAAATAACACGTTCTATTTCATTAGGTGAAAAAGATAAAGAAGCTCTTAGAGAATTAAGTAATAAGCATGGAATAAAATTCAACACACGTACTACACCTTTTGGGAATGATGGTTCAAAGGAAATTGATATAACAGAATACTTATAAAAAATTATGAAAGGAAGTGTAAACTATGGCAGTTAGTATTGGACAATCTATATTAATAGGATTGTGGTCTGGATTTTGCCTTGTAGGCCAGATGTGGGGAATATATACAAACAGATCTTTGGTTTTATCCTTAGGAGTAGGTTTGATTTTAGGAGATATACCTACAGCTCTTGCAATGGGAGCAGTTTCAGAAATTGCATTTATGGGCTTTGGAGTTGGAGCAGGAGGAACAGTTCCACCTAATCAATTAGGACCAGGAATTGTAGGAACTTTAATGGCAATTACAATGAAAGAATCAGGTATGGATACAGGAACAGCTTTAGCTTTATCATTTCCATTTGCTGTAGCGTTTCAGTTTTTAATAACTCTAACTTATACAGCACTATCTGGTACAAGCACAACTGCAAGCAAGGCAATCAAAGAAGGTAAATTTAATAAATTTAAAGTTATTTCAAATATCACAATATTTGCATTTTTTATTGTAGGATTCGTTGTAGGTTTTGGTTCTTCTGTAAGTATGAAAGGGGTAGAAAAGTTTGTAAATCTTATACCAGAGTGGTTAACAAATGGGTTAACTGTTGCAGGGGGAATGTTACCAGCTATAGGATTTGCAATGATATTAAATGTAATGGCTAAAAAAGAATATATACCTTTTGTAATATTAGGTTATGTATGTGTTGCATATTTAGAATTACCGGTTATGGGAACAGCTTTTGTAGCTTTAGTATTTGCACTATATGATTACTATTCAAAAGGAGATAAAAATAATCAAGAGGAGGCGACACAAGGTGGAATCTAAAAATCCAGTTTTAAAATGGGGAGATTACTTAAGAATAATATTTCGTTCGTTTTTCTTGCAATCAGCTTTTAACTATGGAAATTATCAGGGTGTTGGATATGCATATGTTATTTTCCCAGGATTAGAGAAAATATACGCAAATAATAAGGACATGCTTAAAGAGTCTACATTGGCAAATATAGAATTCTTTAATTCTAACCCTCAAGTACTACCTTTCATAACAAGTTTACATTTAGCTATGTTAGATGGAGGGCAATCACCAGATGATGCACGTTCTATAAAGATGGCCCTTATGGGACCTCTTGCAGGAATAGGTGACTCTTTATTTCAATTTGGGTTGGCCCCATTATTTTCAAGTATAGGAGCTGCATTGGCAGCTGACGGTATGGTGGCAGGGCCAATAATATTCTTTTTAGGTATAAATGCATGTCTTATTGGTACTAAGTTATTAACTGGATATCAAGGTTATAAACTTGGAACAAAAGCTATAGATAGTTTAAGTGAAAAAATGGCTAGTATATCAAGGGCTGCTACAATCGTTGGTGTTACAGTAGTATCAGGACTTGCAGTAAGCTTCGTTAAAATAAATGTACCATTAAAATATGTGGCAGAAATGCCAGGTGGAGAAGTAAATGAAATAGCAGTACAAACTGTTCTAGATCAAATAACTCCAAAATTATTACCAGTAATATTTATATTTATTATCTATAGATTAATTAGTAAACATGAATGGACTACTTATAAGCTAATATTTTTAACTATTGTTATTGGAGTATTAGGATCAGTAATTGGACTATTTGCATAATGTAAATTTAAAAAAGGAGATAAGGATATGTATGATATTTTAATTGTTGGACATGGAGAATTTGCTACAGGCATGAAATCATCCTTAGACATTCTTATAGGCAAAAATGATAGGGTACATGCTCAAAATCTTAATGAGGAAATAACTCATAATGAATTTGAAGAAATAATTGACACATATATAAAAAAATATGACAAGTTGGTTGTTTTTGCAGATCTTTCTGGAGGAGCACCATGTCAAATTGTATCCAGAAGATTACTAACATTAAAAAAATCTCCAAACCAATATGTGATTTCTGGGATGCCGTTGAGTATGATGTTAGATCTTTCTATGAAACTACTATTTATGGAAGAACAAAAAGGTGATATATCTAATGAAATAGAAGAATCTATGGAACAATCTAAAGACATGATGCAAGTTTTATCAACCAAAGAATTTATAGAAGGTTGTGATGATAATTAAAGAAAAGGTCTTATGGATTTTTATAGTTTTAATGATTATTGCTTCTATATATAGTGGAATTATAATACCAATACTAAATCGAAAAAAAATGAAGGAACAACAAGAAAAAGTACAAAGGTTTCAAGATAAATTGAAAATAGGAGACAATGTTCTAACAGCAACAGGTATCTATGGAAGAATAGCAAAAATAAATAAAAATGTTGTATCTTTAGAAATATCAAAAGGTGTTTTAATCAATATGGATAAATCAATAATTGTAGGAACAACTAAAGATACAATGATTAATTAACTATTATAAAAGGCTATTATTTTTAATAGCCTTTTATAATTAGAGGTGATATTTATAATGAGGAAAAATCAAAAATCATATTTTAGGGTGTCAGATGTAATTAAATATACTAAAAAATATTATAAAAAAGATTGTAAAGAAGCTATAATGAAGGCTAACTTAATAAAAGAAAATATTTTCCTATTTAATTCACCATGGGATATGGAACCTACAAATATTCCATATAAGTTAGAGCCGCTACAATGGGATTATGCTCCAAATGGAGATGAAGAATGGATATTTATGCTTAATAGGCATGAATATTTATATTGTCTTATAATAGCATATTATTTAACAAGGGATGAAAGTTATATTAGGAAATGGATTGAAATAATACTACATTGGATTAAAAATAATCCTGTAAAGGAAAGCTCTAAAGCATGGAGAACTATTGAAGCAGGAATTAGAGCTATGAGTTGGACAATCTCCTTAAAACACATTATTTCAACAGGACTTCTAAAGGATGATGAACTGTCAACTATATTAAATTCATTATATGAACATACGAATTTTATAGAAAAACATTTCAAAGAGAAGGATTTAATAAGTAATTGGGGGATATTACAAACTACTGGAGTGCTAGCTGTATTAATGACTTTTGGGGAGACTGATTCTAATAAAAATCAATTAAATTGGGCTATAGATAAATTAGAGAAACAGCTGAACTTTCAAGTGTTTGAAGATGGAATACATTGGGAGCAATCGCCTATGTATCATGTAGTAGTTGTGCTAGCACTATTAAAATTAATTTATATTAGCAAAAATGAAGGCGTTGACTTACCTAATTCTATAATAGAAAAATCTTATAATTCATCTAAAGCGTTAATATATATGAAAAAGCCTAATCATCGGCAGGTTATGCAAAGTGACAGTGATGACACAGATTTAAGAGATATTTGTACTTTTGCTTCTATAATATTTAATGATGGAGAATTAAAATGGGCAGGCTATGATTTTATTGACTTTGATACTATTTGGTTATTAGGCTATAGTGGTTTAGAAAATTATAAAAGAATTAAAAAAGTTAAACCTAAAAATACCTCAAAAGCATTTGAAGATGCAGGTAACTTTTATTTAAGGTCTAATTTAAGTGAAAAGGCAAGTTTTTGTTATTTCCATAATGGTACTTTAGGAAGTGGACATGGTCATGCTGATTTAGGACATTTTAATATTAGCTATTTAGGAAACGACTTTTTAATAGATCCAGGTAGATATACTTATGTAGAAAAGGATCTAGTAAGAGAATATTTGAAAAGTACTAGGGCTCACAATACAGTTTTAATTGATAATCATCCTTTTACTTTATGTAAAGGGTCTTGGAGTTATGATAAGGCAGCTTATAGTCTAAAAAATTATTGGAGATTTACAGATAAAATTGATTATATAGAAGGCACATATTTAGCAGACTCTGTAGATAATGAAAAATATATTGTAACCAGGAGGTTATTCTTCATAAAACCTTCTATTTGGATAATTTCTGATATAGTTTATCTCCAAGGGAAACATATTTGTAAAAAATATTTTCATTTAGACAAAGATGTAACTGTAAATATAGATAACAATATTGTAGATTGTATGAAAAATGGGGTTAAGTTAAGTTTACACCATATTGATGCAGAAAAAATTAAAATAAAAAAAGACTATATGTCTACTAAATACAACAAATTGGAAAGTAGTAAAACCATAGTTACGAACATGAAGTTTATGGATTTCATGGTAAGTACTGATATAATATATGGGGGAGTAGATAACAAGCAACTTAGTATAGAAAAAGGGAAGCTATATCAGCCATCAAAGGAAATACCTTTAAATGAAAAGGTTGCTACTTGTTATAGCATTAAGGTTGGGGAAGAACAGGAATATATTATTGTATTAGTCAATAATGAAATTTTTGATGGTAGAAAATTATTGTTATACAACAAAGAAATTCCTGTATATGGGAAGTCTATCGTCATAAGTAAAAATCATAATGAAATAAAATATATAAGACTTAAAAATTAATTGTATTGAATATAACTGAATTAGGGTGATAGATATGAAGAAAAAATCTAATGTAACTATAGACCAAGTAGCAATGAAAGCAGATGTTTCAAAGACCACTGTGTCTTTTTACTTAAATGGTAGGTTTGAAAAAATGTCTGCTGAAACTAAAGCGAGAATTGAAAGGGTAATTAATGAAACTGGCTATAGTCCAAGCACGGTAGCACGGTCTTTAAAAATTAAAAGGACTAATTTAATAGGAGTTATAGTGACAGATATTAGCAATCCTTTTAGTAGTTTAATAGTAAAAGGTATTGATGACATAGCGCGTAAAAATAACTATCAAATTATAGTTGGAAGTACTAATTTTGAGAAAAAGCTTGAAGAAACCTATATACAACAAATGTTTGATATTAGGGTAGATGGATTTATAATTCAACCTACGATGAAATCTAATAGAACTATACAAAGCTTGGTAGACGATGGCCGTAACATTGTATTATTAGATAGTGTTTTTGAAGAATTTAAAGGAGCATTTGTAAAAACTAATAATTATGATGTTACAAATAGGGCCATAAAAGAATTAATAGAAAAAGGATATGAAGATTTTATATTTATATCAGAAGATATTGAATTATTAGGACCACGTATTGAAAGAGCAAAAAGCTTCTGTGATATATTAGAAAGGCATGAATTGCCTTATTCTATACAAACTATTAGGTCACCAATAAATAAGGATGAAATTAAAGATAAACTAGATAAAAATATAGATTTTTCAAAGAAGACTTTGTTATTTGGTTCCAATGGTTTAATATTACAAAATATCTTTAAGATTGCAAAAGAAAATCAGTGGACTGTCCCAAATCCTATAGGGATTATAGGATTTGATGATTGGGGTTGGCAAGAGCTTACACATCCCACAGTTTCAGCTATTGCTCAACCAACTTACGAAGAAGGTAAGAAAGCCATAGAATTTTTAATACAAATGATAGATAATAAAATGTATGGCAATAAAATTGAAATCCTTCCATGTAATATAAATTGGAGACAGTCAACTAATTTATAATATATTTAAAAAATGAAGTAAATGCCAATAATGGTATGGACATGCTATTATTGGCATTTGTGTTGTTAATCACAATAGAATTATCTTTGCACTCTACCAGAAGCATCTCCTTGTAGAAGATTTTCTACCTCATCAATACTAACCATATTAAAATCACCAGGAATAGTATGTTTTAATGCCGAAGCGGCTACACCAAACTCTAAAGCCTCTTTAAAATTCTTTCCAGAGATAATACCATATATAAATCCCGATGCAAAAGAATCTCCACCACCTACTCTATCAACTATTCTAACATCATATTTCTTAGAGTGGTAAAATTCTTTACCGTCATAGGCACAAGCTGACCATCCATTATCAGAAGCAGAATATGATTCTCTTAATGAACTAATAACATATTTAAAATTAAATTTGTCCATCATCTGTTTAAATATGTTTTTATATCCTTCTAATTCTAATTCACCAGTAGTAACGTCAGTATTACCAGGTTTAAAACCTAAAGTTAACTCTGCATCTTCTTCATTTCCGATACAAACATCAACATACTGCATTAGATTAGTCATAACTTTTTGAGCTTTCTCTGGTGACCATAGATTTTTTCTATAGTTTAAATCAACAGAGACAGTAACTCCATGTTTTTTAGCAGTCTTTAAAGCCTCCTCAGTAAGTACTGCAGCTTCGTCACTTAAAGCAGGTGTAATACCAGAAAAATGGAACCATTCAGCATCTGCAAATATTTCATCAAAATTAAAATCTGTTGTACTAGCTTCAGAAATCGAAGAATTAGCCCTATCATAAATAACCTTAGAAGGTCTCATAGAAGCTCCACTTTCTAAGTAATATATACCAACTCTATTTCCACCTCTAACTACATATTTAGTATTAACTCCAAATCTTCTTAGATGATTAGTTGCAGCTTGTCCTATAAGATTTTCAGGTAATTTTGAAACGAAATAGCTATCAAGCCCATAATTAGCAAGAGATACAGCAACATTTGCTTCTCCACCACCATAATTTACATCAAAGGATTCAGCTTGTACAAATCTTTCATGATTTGGGGTTGAAAGTCTAAGCATAATTTCTCCTAAAGTAACAACCTTTTTCATTTTATTTCCTCCTATTAATTCATAGTTTATTTTCTAGCTTTTTTAATTTTCTCTATAAACTTTTCAGCAGTTTTAGTAATTTCTTCCTTAGATCCTTTTGTTAAAGCACCACCTACTCCTACTGCTATACAGCCATTCTTAATCCATTGGTCTACATTTTCTAAACTTACTCCACCAGTAGGCATTAAATTAGCCTGTGGTACAGGCCCTTTTATAGCTGATACTATAGATGGACCAAAAGCGCTACCAGGGAAAATCTTAATAATATCAGCCCCGGCTTCCATAGCTGTAATTATTTCAGTTATAGTCATACAACCAGGCATATATGGAATTTGATACCTATTGCATAACTTGGCGGTATCTAAATCAAAGTTTGGACTAACTATGTATTGAGCACCAGCTAGAATAGCGATTCTAGCAGTTTCACTATCTAAGACAGTACCAGCGCCAACTAATAACTTGTCTTCAAATTCTTCTGCTAAAGACTCTATTACCATCTTAGCTCCAGGTACTGTAAAAGTAATTTCTATAGAGTCAATACCTCCCTCCATACAAGCATAAGCAATATCTTTTGCTTCCTTAATATTATTTGCTCTAACAACGGCAACAATGCCAGTGTTTTTAATTCTTTTTAGAATATTATACT is a window from the Tissierellales bacterium genome containing:
- a CDS encoding glutamine amidotransferase, which encodes MKNKGGVYPRIVNDSHPILNGVSKEWPHFLGYNMLFEIDPEDVIAKCSNHVFMAAKEHGEGRTFIFASDISPHWGSPEFLEWESYNTLFSNVVKWLGKKYNYIIKK
- a CDS encoding sugar kinase; its protein translation is MKKVVTLGEIMLRLSTPNHERFVQAESFDVNYGGGEANVAVSLANYGLDSYFVSKLPENLIGQAATNHLRRFGVNTKYVVRGGNRVGIYYLESGASMRPSKVIYDRANSSISEASTTDFNFDEIFADAEWFHFSGITPALSDEAAVLTEEALKTAKKHGVTVSVDLNYRKNLWSPEKAQKVMTNLMQYVDVCIGNEEDAELTLGFKPGNTDVTTGELELEGYKNIFKQMMDKFNFKYVISSLRESYSASDNGWSACAYDGKEFYHSKKYDVRIVDRVGGGDSFASGFIYGIISGKNFKEALEFGVAASALKHTIPGDFNMVSIDEVENLLQGDASGRVQR
- the yajC gene encoding preprotein translocase subunit YajC; this translates as MIIKEKVLWIFIVLMIIASIYSGIIIPILNRKKMKEQQEKVQRFQDKLKIGDNVLTATGIYGRIAKINKNVVSLEISKGVLINMDKSIIVGTTKDTMIN
- the rbsC gene encoding ribose ABC transporter permease; this encodes MEMKEKLNKARPLIGLIIFSIIISIIRPKFLTTANLLNVFRQTSINAIIAAGMTFVILTSGIDLSVGSILGFSGAVAAKMLSSGVNIWLSLLAAIFIGAIAGMLNGIIITKGRVQPFIATLSIMILLRGSTMVLTSGKPIAIPAATVSPVFRWIGTGSVGAIPVPVIIMAIIFLVCYYVLNHIQFGRHLYAVGGNEEASLLSGVNTDKTKILAYTISGILASIAGIIITSRLSSAQPTSGEGYELDAIAAVVLGGTSLVGGQGTIIGTIVGALIIGILNNALNLMDVQSYYQMIAKAIVILVAVLLDKKENN
- the rbsB gene encoding ribose ABC transporter substrate-binding protein RbsB, giving the protein MKKGFALLLILALSFSLVGCGTNKEGETPDTNKDNYTIGFVISTQTNPFFVSLKEGAEEKSKELGVEIIVLDSQDDPSKEASNMEDLITKDVDLILVNPTDSDAIVNSVMAANDADIPVITVDRASNGGEVLSYIASDNVAGGKMAGEYIIEQLGGKGNVVELEGIVGTNAATERGEGFNEAIKDKDITVVAKQTAEFDRAKGLEVMENILQSQPEIDAVFAHNDEMALGALEAIKASDRDILVVGFDATDDAVAAVKEGDLAATIAQQPALIGNMAVETAVKALKGEDVEDNVPVELELIIKE
- a CDS encoding PTS sugar transporter subunit IIC; protein product: MAVSIGQSILIGLWSGFCLVGQMWGIYTNRSLVLSLGVGLILGDIPTALAMGAVSEIAFMGFGVGAGGTVPPNQLGPGIVGTLMAITMKESGMDTGTALALSFPFAVAFQFLITLTYTALSGTSTTASKAIKEGKFNKFKVISNITIFAFFIVGFVVGFGSSVSMKGVEKFVNLIPEWLTNGLTVAGGMLPAIGFAMILNVMAKKEYIPFVILGYVCVAYLELPVMGTAFVALVFALYDYYSKGDKNNQEEATQGGI
- a CDS encoding nucleoside hydrolase, with translation MKMKKVIIDVDTGIDDALALILAIKSKKLDVKGITTVAGNVPARTATVNTLKILKILEKEDIPVCEGMTAPLLRGIQFSDGVHGLDGLGGALRDMEVKYHEGIHGVDFIIETVMKNKKEMTIILLGPPTNMAFALKKEPKIKEYIKEIVMMGGAINGIGNETRTAEFNFYTDPESVRVVFESGIPIKMVGLDVTNNALIYRHDLKRFCNRKPIANFTKDVLEYYINKCSQLFGIENCSLHDPLAVATVIDPSIVKTKEYYVDIEANSELCDGMTVCDFNNILGREPNVEVAVDGEYEKFINYFVDIVNR
- a CDS encoding alginate lyase family protein, with translation MRKNQKSYFRVSDVIKYTKKYYKKDCKEAIMKANLIKENIFLFNSPWDMEPTNIPYKLEPLQWDYAPNGDEEWIFMLNRHEYLYCLIIAYYLTRDESYIRKWIEIILHWIKNNPVKESSKAWRTIEAGIRAMSWTISLKHIISTGLLKDDELSTILNSLYEHTNFIEKHFKEKDLISNWGILQTTGVLAVLMTFGETDSNKNQLNWAIDKLEKQLNFQVFEDGIHWEQSPMYHVVVVLALLKLIYISKNEGVDLPNSIIEKSYNSSKALIYMKKPNHRQVMQSDSDDTDLRDICTFASIIFNDGELKWAGYDFIDFDTIWLLGYSGLENYKRIKKVKPKNTSKAFEDAGNFYLRSNLSEKASFCYFHNGTLGSGHGHADLGHFNISYLGNDFLIDPGRYTYVEKDLVREYLKSTRAHNTVLIDNHPFTLCKGSWSYDKAAYSLKNYWRFTDKIDYIEGTYLADSVDNEKYIVTRRLFFIKPSIWIISDIVYLQGKHICKKYFHLDKDVTVNIDNNIVDCMKNGVKLSLHHIDAEKIKIKKDYMSTKYNKLESSKTIVTNMKFMDFMVSTDIIYGGVDNKQLSIEKGKLYQPSKEIPLNEKVATCYSIKVGEEQEYIIVLVNNEIFDGRKLLLYNKEIPVYGKSIVISKNHNEIKYIRLKN
- a CDS encoding bifunctional 2-keto-4-hydroxyglutarate aldolase/2-keto-3-deoxy-6-phosphogluconate aldolase — encoded protein: MKKYNILKRIKNTGIVAVVRANNIKEAKDIAYACMEGGIDSIEITFTVPGAKMVIESLAEEFEDKLLVGAGTVLDSETARIAILAGAQYIVSPNFDLDTAKLCNRYQIPYMPGCMTITEIITAMEAGADIIKIFPGSAFGPSIVSAIKGPVPQANLMPTGGVSLENVDQWIKNGCIAVGVGGALTKGSKEEITKTAEKFIEKIKKARK
- a CDS encoding PTS system mannose/fructose/N-acetylgalactosamine-transporter subunit IIB is translated as MGKPNIKMMRIDERLIHGQGQVWLNSLGVNLVIVANDEVSKDSLQQTLMKTVVSKSVGMRFFSIEHTCEIIHKAAPHQTIFLVCKTPEDALRLIEGGVEVEEINIGNIHHQEDKEKITRSISLGEKDKEALRELSNKHGIKFNTRTTPFGNDGSKEIDITEYL
- a CDS encoding PTS system mannose/fructose/sorbose family transporter subunit IID, with protein sequence MESKNPVLKWGDYLRIIFRSFFLQSAFNYGNYQGVGYAYVIFPGLEKIYANNKDMLKESTLANIEFFNSNPQVLPFITSLHLAMLDGGQSPDDARSIKMALMGPLAGIGDSLFQFGLAPLFSSIGAALAADGMVAGPIIFFLGINACLIGTKLLTGYQGYKLGTKAIDSLSEKMASISRAATIVGVTVVSGLAVSFVKINVPLKYVAEMPGGEVNEIAVQTVLDQITPKLLPVIFIFIIYRLISKHEWTTYKLIFLTIVIGVLGSVIGLFA
- the rbsD gene encoding D-ribose pyranase — its product is MKKIGLLNGELSKCIAEMAHEDMILIGDAGMPVPKGVQLIDLAVVNGVPSFFQVLKAVLGELCVEEGIIDKEMAEISPHMREKLDEVVKDEFPLKEIPHSELKELSQNVKAVIRTGEFTPYSNIILKAGVLF
- a CDS encoding LacI family DNA-binding transcriptional regulator, with protein sequence MKKKSNVTIDQVAMKADVSKTTVSFYLNGRFEKMSAETKARIERVINETGYSPSTVARSLKIKRTNLIGVIVTDISNPFSSLIVKGIDDIARKNNYQIIVGSTNFEKKLEETYIQQMFDIRVDGFIIQPTMKSNRTIQSLVDDGRNIVLLDSVFEEFKGAFVKTNNYDVTNRAIKELIEKGYEDFIFISEDIELLGPRIERAKSFCDILERHELPYSIQTIRSPINKDEIKDKLDKNIDFSKKTLLFGSNGLILQNIFKIAKENQWTVPNPIGIIGFDDWGWQELTHPTVSAIAQPTYEEGKKAIEFLIQMIDNKMYGNKIEILPCNINWRQSTNL